The following are encoded together in the Phragmites australis chromosome 19, lpPhrAust1.1, whole genome shotgun sequence genome:
- the LOC133900982 gene encoding putative cyclin-D7-1, whose protein sequence is MEDDSESCRSMDITSLLYCHEDPLVSTPPPASPAAAVAPRGDDPAAADGINVLFQSSSLAAAVIGDQQEELLMDYMARQRCYAPTRGYLDHLLTQQQQQGSSSSPSISHGVSSARSRGVQYIIYAFGRLGLAAATAFNAVNYLDRFLSINCHLRWEVWMVELVSVACLSIACKLDEVNIPSLHDLQMEEAMSNTFRPPSIRDMELTLLKALQWRIACVTPYSFLQLLLPLITCSTSAASRCTRLLIRSLSEPSLLRFDSSVIAASALRSVALQDHHQAHVSCHISHLICRECALDKDAVNECFEMMKTLHTSLDLNNNHLMYSRDQQWSPISVIPFQTDGTVNRSAVTRRLFGRLMPDGTENGDSTSSHTQRDEVISHK, encoded by the exons ATGGAAGACGACAGCGAGAGCTGCAGGAGCATGGATATTACGAGTCTTCTCTACTGCCACGAAGACCCTCTCGTCTCCACGCCGCCACCGGCGTCTCCGGCAGCAGCAGTTGCCCCGCGAGGAGATGATCCAGCCGCTGCTGATGGTATCAATGTGCTATTCCAGTCATCATCACTTGCGGCCGCGGTCATAGGAGATCAGCAAGAAGAACTTTTGATGGACTACATGGCCAGGCAGAGATGCTATGCGCCGACCAGAGGCTACCTCGACCATCTGCtgacacagcagcagcagcagggatCATCGTCCTCACCTTCGATTTCTCACGGTGTGTCCAGCGCTCGCTCCAGAGGCGTGCAATACATCATCTAT GCATTTGGTAGGTTGGGattggcggcggcgacggcgttcAACGCAGTCAACTACCTCGACCGCTTCCTCTCCATCAACTGCCATCTG AGGTGGGAGGTGTGGATGGTTGAATTGGTGAGCGTGGCCTGCCTGTCGATCGCATGCAAGCTGGACGAGGTCAATATCCCATCACTTCACGATCTCCAG ATGGAAGAGGCGATGAGCAACACGTTCCGGCCACCGTCGATCCGGGACATGGAGCTGACGCTGCTCAAGGCGCTCCAATGGCGCATCGCCTGCGTCACCCCCTACTCCTTCCTCCaactcctcctcccccttattaCTTGCAGCACCTCAGCAGCTTCTCGCTGCACCCGCCTCCTCATCCGCTCGCTCTCAG AGCCCTCGTTGCTCCGGTTTGATTCCTCTGTGATTGCCGCATCTGCTCTTCGGTCTGTTGCACTACAAGATCATCATCAGGCTCATGTCTCCTGCCATATCAGCCACCTTATTTGTCGGGAGTGCGCATTG GACAAAGACGCCGTCAATGAGTGCTTCGAGATGATGAAAACACTCCACACAAGCTTGGACTTGAACAATAATCATCTGATGTACAGTAGAGATCAGCAGTGGAGCCCGATTTCAGTTATCCCCTTTCAAACTGACGGTACAGTTAACAGGTCAGCAGTTACTCGTCGCTTATTTGGCAGATTGATGCCTGACGGTACAGAAAATGGAGATAGTACATCATCACATACACAAAGAGATGAAGTGATCTCACACAAGTAA